Sequence from the Corallococcus sp. EGB genome:
GGAGGCCGCGGACGACAGCGGCGCGGTGGAGCTGGGCGTGCGCTTCCGCAGCGATGCGCCCGGGCGGATCATGGGCGTGCGCTTCTTCAAGGGCGCGGGCAACACGGGCACGCACACCGGCAGCCTGTGGACGGCGTCCGGCGCGCTGCTGGCCACCGCCACCTTCCAGAACGAGACGGCCTCCGGCTGGCAGGAGGTGCGCTTCGCCTCCCCGGTCACCATCTCCGCGGACACGAACTACGTCGTCTCGTACTACGCGCCCGCGGGGCACTACGCCGTGACGGGCAACGGCTTCGCGTCCGCGCTGGATGCGCCACCCCTGCACGCGGAGGCGACCAACAATGGCCTCTACCGCTACGGCACCAGCGGCTTCCCAACCAGCACGTACAACGCGAGCAACTACTGGGTGGACGTGGCCTTCCAGCCCAACGACACCACGCCCCCGCGCGCGCCCACCAACGTCACCGCCACGCCCAACTCGCCCACCGCCATCGACCTGACCTGGTACGCGTCCGTAGACGGCACCGGCGAGACGCAGGGCAACGCGCGCTGGCACCTGGTGTACCGGGGCAGCCAGCTCATCGCGGAGCTGCCCGGCACCACCACGCGCTACCGCGACACCGGCCTGTCTCCGGCCACCGCGTACACGTACACCGTGCGCGGCCGTGACGCCGCCGGCAACGTGAGCGTGGCGTCCTCGTCCGTCACCGCCACCACGCTGGCGAACGCCGCGTGCAATCCGTGCAGCCTGTGGGACGCCGTCACGGGCGCCCCGCAGTTCGAGAACGCGGACGCCACCCCGACGGAGGTGGGCGTGAAGTTCCGCGCCGACGTGGCGGGCACGGTGACGAAGGTCCGCTACTACAAGGGCAGTACCGACAACGGCCCGCACGTGGGCCACCTGTGGAGCGCCACCGGCACGCTGCTGGCCACCACGGAGACGACGCCCGCCGAGACGGGCTTCGGCTGGCGCGAGCTGTCCTTCCCCACGCCGGTGAGCCTGGCCGCGAACACGACCTATGTCGTGTCGTACTTCGCGACCGGCGGGCGCTACGCCATCACCCCGAACTACTTCAGCACCGCGGGCGTGGACGTTCCCCCGCTGCACGCGCCCTCCACCGTGGAGGCCGGCGGCAATGGCGTGCGCAACCTCAACGGCAGCGCCTTCCCCATGGAGGCGTGGCTCAACACCAACTTCTGGGTGGACGTGACCTTCGTCCCCGCGACGACCGGCGGTCCGGCGACGGTGGACCTGGCAGTGCAGCAGTCCTTCCCTGATGGCGCGGGCGCCAACGGCGACGTGCTCCTCTACGACATCACCGTGACGAACCAGGGCACGGCGACCGCCACCAACGTCACGCTCGACGTCCCGGTCCCCACGGGCCTGAGCTACTTCTTCTATTCAGCGAACGCCCCCGCCATCAGCGGCGGCTTCTGCTCGTTCGTCAGCGACCTGCAGTGTGGCGCGCCCACCCTGGCGCCGGGTGCGAGCTTCACCGTCCAGGTGCAGGCCATCCCCTTCAGCACGGGGACATTCACCAGCCAGGCCACGGTCTCCTCCTCGCAGACGGACGGCGTGCCGGGCAACAACACCCACGCGCTGGCCATCCCGGTGGGGCCGTCCACCAACCTCGTCACCTTCGACGCCTTCCCCGGTCAGGACGAGACCTTCAACGGTCCGCACGGCCCCATCCACTTCGGCCTCAACCGCTGGTACATCGCGTCGCCCTGGGGCGGCTTCGACACGAAGAGCATCTCGTTCAATGGCGGCGGCCTCTCCCAGGCCAGCCTGTCCATCTTCGGCCAGCGGCGCATCCTGGGCCTGGATGCCTTCACCTGGGACAGCGGCGCCACGCTCACCCTGAGCTGCATCGACCTGCCCACCCTCACCTTCCCCCTGACGGCGGGTCAGGTGACGCATGTCGTCCCCACCTGGACGGCGCCCTGCACGGTCTTCACCGTGACGACGTCCAACGGCTGGGACACGAACTTCGACAACCTGGAGCTGTCGCCGCGCCCCTGAGCGCGTGACTCACGAAGGGGCGGGCATGCCTCGCGGATGCCCGCCGCCTCCCGGGTCCTCTGAACGCCGCGGCGTCCCTGTGACGTGGTTCGCCGCTGCTACGACGGCCGCTCGCTCCCGCATGCGGCGGCGCGCGAGCGCAGCAGCGCCTGTTCCTTCGCGTTGCGCGTGAGGGACGCGGCCCGCTCGAACTCCGCCCTGGCTTCCTTCAACCGTCCCAGCTTCTTGAGCAGGTCGCCGCGCACGCTCGGCAGCAGGTGGTAGTGCTTGAGCGACGGCTCGCCCGCGAGCTGATCCACGAGTTCCAGGCCCACCGCGGGACCGAACGCCATCGACAGGGCGACGGCCCGGTTCAACTCCACCACCGGCGACGGCGTCAGCCGCGCGAGCACCGCGTAGAGCGCCGCGATGCGCTGCCAGTCCGTCTCCTCCGGCGTGCGCGCCCTCGCGTGACAGGCGGCGATGGAGGCCTGCATTACATAAGGCCCCGGAGCACCGGCCTTCTCAGCGCGCTCCAGCGCCGCGAGCCCCCGGCGGATGAGCAATGGGTCCCACAGCGCGCGGTTCTGCTCCAGGAGCAGCACGGGCTCTCCGGACGGTCCCACCCGCGCCCGGGACCGCGACGCCTGGATCTCCATCAGCGCCACCAACCCATGCACCTCCGGCTCGCCCGGCGCGAGCTCCGCGAGGATGCGGCCCAGGCGCAGCGCCTCCTGGCAGAGCTCCGGCCGCATCCAGTCATCGCCCGCGGTGGCGGAGTAGCCTTCATTGAAGATGAGGTAGAGGACCTCCAGCACGGACGCGAGCCGCGCGGACAGCTCCTCGCCCCGGGGGACCTCGAAGGGGATGTTCTTCTCCGCCAGCGTGCGCTTGGCCCGGACGATGCGCTGGGCCACCGTGGGCTCCGGCACCAGGAACGCGCGGGCGATCTCGTCCGTCGTCAGGCCGCCCAGCAGCCGCAGCGTGAGCGCCACCCGCGCCTCCGGGGACAGCACCGGGTGGCAGGAGGTGAAGATGAGGCGCAACAGGTCGTCGCCGACGTCGTCGTCCAGGGCCGCGTCCAGGTCTGGCACCTCCGCCTCCTCCAGCCCGTGCCCCAGCTCCTCGTGCTTGCGCGCGAGCAGCTTGTGACGGCGCAGCTCATCGATGGCGCGGCGCTTCGCGGTGGCCATGAGCCACGCGCCCGGGTTCTCCGGCACGCCCGTCACCGGCCATTTCTCCAACGCCACGACCAGCGCGTCCTGCGCCAGCTCCTCCGCCTGCCCCACGTCGCGCACCATGCGCGCAAGCCCGGCGATGAGCCGGGCCGACTCGATTCTCCACACCGCGTGCACCGCGGCCTGCGCCTTGGACATCGTCACGGCGCGAACTCAATCAAATGCGCGTCGAATGGGCGCCCCGGAAATCGACACCGGGGCACGCTTTTCTTCCGCCAGGCACTCCCCCTCCCTTCCAGGCAGGGGGGCTCCCGGCTCCGGCCCCGGGCTCCCCTCGAACGGGAGCCCGGGACCGTCACCTCACGCCCGCGCCTCGGCCATGGAGGCGCTGGCCGTCTCCGGCACCGGCTCGTACGTCCCCAGGCGCATGCTGGCCTGGGCGCGTCCCTGCGTGCGGCCGCGCAGCGCCGTCACGTAGCCGAACAGGCGCGCCATGGGCACCCGCGCGGACACGCACCGCGCCGGGCCCTTCGCCTCCATCCCCAGCACCCGGCCCCGCCGCGACGCGAGGTCGCCCAGCACGTCGCCCAGGAAATCCTCCGGCGTCACCACCTCCACCTCCATCACCGGCTCCAGCCCTTGCACGCCCACACGGCGCGCGGCCTCCTGGAGCGCCAGGGAGCCCGCCACCATGAAGGCCTGCGGCGTCGAGTCCTTCACGTGCGTGTCCCCATCCACCAGCCGCACCTCCACGTCCACCAGCGGCACGCCCTCGCGCACGCCCCGCGCCATGGCCCCGGCCACGCCCTTTTCAATCGCGGGCACCAGTTCGCGGGGGATGGAGCCGCCCTTCGTGGCGTCCACGAAGACGAGCCCCGCCCCTCGCGGCGCCGGCCCCACGTCCAGCACCACCCGCGCGTACTGCCCGGGCCCGCCGGACTGGCGGACGTGGCGGTACTCCTGGCGCACCGCGCCCCGGAGCGTGTCGCGGTACGCCACCTTCGGCTGTCCCACGCGCGCCTCCACGCCGAACTCCGTCCTCAACCGGTCCACGACCACCTCCAGGTGCAGCTCACCCATGCCGGACAGCAGCACCTGGCCGCTCTCCGCGTCCACGCCCAGGCGCAGCGACGGGTCCTCCGCCGCCAGCCGTTGCAGGCCCTCCTCCAGCTTCGGCAGCTCCGCGGGCGAGCGCGCCTCCACGGCGAGCTGCACCACGGGCTCCATCACGTTCAACGCCTCCAGCACCACCGGGGCCTCCGGGTCGCACAGCGTGTCGCCCGTGCGCACGCCCTTGAGCCCCAGCGCCGCGCACAGGTCGCCCGCGTGCACCTCCGCCACCTCCTCGCGGCGGTTGGCGTGCATGAACATCAGGCGCCCCACCCGCTCCTTCCGTCCGGTGACGGGGTTGAGGAGGACGGTGCCCGCATGCAGCGTGCCGGAGTACACCCGCAGGAACACGATGCTCCCCACGGCCTTGTCGCTCATCAGCTTGAACGCCAGCGCCGTGGGCGGCCCCGAGTCCGACGCGGGACGGCGGACGTGCTCGCCGGTGCCCGGCACACAGCCCTCCACGGCGGGCAGGTCCGCGGGCGACGGCAGGTAGCTGACCACCGCATCCAAGAGCATCTGCACTCCCTTCTTCTTGAAGGCCGACCCGCACAGCACCGGCACCAGCGTCCGCGCGAGGGTGCCCGAGCGCAGCGCGCGCTCCAGGTCCTCCGCGGTGATGTCCTCCACCCGCCCGTCCACGAACTTCTCCAACACCGTCGCGTCCACGTCCGCGCAGACCTCGATGAGGCGCATGCGGTACGGCATCACCGCCTCCGCCAGCTCCGGCGGCACGGGCGCGTCGTCGTCGAAGCGGCCGTCGTCGCCCTGGAAGCGCACCATCCGCATGCGCACCAGGTCCACGAGCCCCTGGAAGTCCGCGCCGTCGCCCACGGGCCACTGCACGGCCACCGGGCGCACGCCCAGCCGGTCCACCATGGACTGCACGCTCCGGGCGAAGTCCGCGCCCACCTTGTCCATCTTGTTGATGAACGCGATGCGCGGCACGCCGTAGCGGTCCGCCTGACGCCACACCGTCTCCGACTGCGGCTCCACGCCCTGGCTGGCGTCGAACACCGCCACCGCGCCGTCCAGCACGCGCAGCGAGCGCTCCACCTCGATGGTGAAGTCCACGTGGCCCGGCGTGTCCAGGATGTTGATGCGGTGGGGCACGCCCGCCTCCCGCCCGCGCCGGGGCTGCCAGAAGGCCGTCGTCGCCGCGGAGGTGATGGTGATGCCGCGCTTCTTCTCCTGCTCCATCCAGTCCATCTCCGTGGAGCCCGTGTGCACCTCTCCCGTGGAGTGGATGCGGCCGGTGAAGAAGAGGACGCGCTCGGTGAGCGTCGTCTTGCCCGCGTCGATGTGGGCCATGATGCCGATGTTGCGATACCGCTCGATGCGCGTGGTGCGAGGCATGGAAGACTCCCGTTCCCGTCCGGGCAGCGAGGCCCGCGGGTGTGTATTGGATTGAAGCGCCGGTTGGATGAGAGGAATGGACCGGGGGCTGTCTTCAGGCGCGCACGCGCACACAGGGCCTACAGCGGCACGTCAGGCCGCCGCGGGAACGCGCGAGGACACACGAAGACACTCCCCGGGATGGGACGGGCGGAGACGGAGCTCACGGAGCACGGGCAACCAGCCACGCGCGCACCGGAGGACTCCGGTCCGCCTGCTCAAATGTCGAGCAGAACCTCGTGACGGAGGGCGAGGCGCACGTCCGCCGTCGGCGCGAAGGCGCTCAGGACAGGCAGGGCATGGAAGGAGACGGGCCTCATGACGGGATAGGAGTAAGACAGACATCCCGCGATGTCAACATCGGCACCCGGGAGCACCGGGGGCATGACTGGCCCGCCGTGCCGTGCGCGCCCACCCGGGCCCGGGGTGCAGCGCCCCCAGGCATGCGCAGCATTGGAGGGAGTGTCCAGAGAGAGGGAGACGCGCATGGCCATCATCCTGTTCACCATCATCGGCGGGCTCACGGGCCTGGCCTCGCGGCTCGTCCTGCCGGGACTGAGGCGGATGGGGCTCGTCTCCATGCTCCTCGTCAGCATCGTGGGCGGCGTCGTGGGAGGCATGTTCGCGGCCACCTTCAACGCGACCGGCCCCCTGTTCGTCCCCCGGCCCCACAACATCGTGGCCTCCGTGCTGGGCGCCATCATCGCCGTCGGCATCGTGTACGTCGTGGAGCGGCGGCAGACCGAAGTCTGACGCGGGCGCACAGCCCCGGCCT
This genomic interval carries:
- the fusA gene encoding elongation factor G codes for the protein MPRTTRIERYRNIGIMAHIDAGKTTLTERVLFFTGRIHSTGEVHTGSTEMDWMEQEKKRGITITSAATTAFWQPRRGREAGVPHRINILDTPGHVDFTIEVERSLRVLDGAVAVFDASQGVEPQSETVWRQADRYGVPRIAFINKMDKVGADFARSVQSMVDRLGVRPVAVQWPVGDGADFQGLVDLVRMRMVRFQGDDGRFDDDAPVPPELAEAVMPYRMRLIEVCADVDATVLEKFVDGRVEDITAEDLERALRSGTLARTLVPVLCGSAFKKKGVQMLLDAVVSYLPSPADLPAVEGCVPGTGEHVRRPASDSGPPTALAFKLMSDKAVGSIVFLRVYSGTLHAGTVLLNPVTGRKERVGRLMFMHANRREEVAEVHAGDLCAALGLKGVRTGDTLCDPEAPVVLEALNVMEPVVQLAVEARSPAELPKLEEGLQRLAAEDPSLRLGVDAESGQVLLSGMGELHLEVVVDRLRTEFGVEARVGQPKVAYRDTLRGAVRQEYRHVRQSGGPGQYARVVLDVGPAPRGAGLVFVDATKGGSIPRELVPAIEKGVAGAMARGVREGVPLVDVEVRLVDGDTHVKDSTPQAFMVAGSLALQEAARRVGVQGLEPVMEVEVVTPEDFLGDVLGDLASRRGRVLGMEAKGPARCVSARVPMARLFGYVTALRGRTQGRAQASMRLGTYEPVPETASASMAEARA
- a CDS encoding GlsB/YeaQ/YmgE family stress response membrane protein produces the protein MAIILFTIIGGLTGLASRLVLPGLRRMGLVSMLLVSIVGGVVGGMFAATFNATGPLFVPRPHNIVASVLGAIIAVGIVYVVERRQTEV
- a CDS encoding RNA polymerase sigma factor, which codes for MSKAQAAVHAVWRIESARLIAGLARMVRDVGQAEELAQDALVVALEKWPVTGVPENPGAWLMATAKRRAIDELRRHKLLARKHEELGHGLEEAEVPDLDAALDDDVGDDLLRLIFTSCHPVLSPEARVALTLRLLGGLTTDEIARAFLVPEPTVAQRIVRAKRTLAEKNIPFEVPRGEELSARLASVLEVLYLIFNEGYSATAGDDWMRPELCQEALRLGRILAELAPGEPEVHGLVALMEIQASRSRARVGPSGEPVLLLEQNRALWDPLLIRRGLAALERAEKAGAPGPYVMQASIAACHARARTPEETDWQRIAALYAVLARLTPSPVVELNRAVALSMAFGPAVGLELVDQLAGEPSLKHYHLLPSVRGDLLKKLGRLKEARAEFERAASLTRNAKEQALLRSRAAACGSERPS
- a CDS encoding DUF4082 domain-containing protein, producing MFRHASRWFTTFVLGLTWIQTGCAPAAPPTLQTPEAASVTQPLLAGDRSLLGTTALPAVEAADDSGAVELGVRFRSDAPGRIMGVRFFKGAGNTGTHTGSLWTASGALLATATFQNETASGWQEVRFASPVTISADTNYVVSYYAPAGHYAVTGNGFASALDAPPLHAEATNNGLYRYGTSGFPTSTYNASNYWVDVAFQPNDTTPPRAPTNVTATPNSPTAIDLTWYASVDGTGETQGNARWHLVYRGSQLIAELPGTTTRYRDTGLSPATAYTYTVRGRDAAGNVSVASSSVTATTLANAACNPCSLWDAVTGAPQFENADATPTEVGVKFRADVAGTVTKVRYYKGSTDNGPHVGHLWSATGTLLATTETTPAETGFGWRELSFPTPVSLAANTTYVVSYFATGGRYAITPNYFSTAGVDVPPLHAPSTVEAGGNGVRNLNGSAFPMEAWLNTNFWVDVTFVPATTGGPATVDLAVQQSFPDGAGANGDVLLYDITVTNQGTATATNVTLDVPVPTGLSYFFYSANAPAISGGFCSFVSDLQCGAPTLAPGASFTVQVQAIPFSTGTFTSQATVSSSQTDGVPGNNTHALAIPVGPSTNLVTFDAFPGQDETFNGPHGPIHFGLNRWYIASPWGGFDTKSISFNGGGLSQASLSIFGQRRILGLDAFTWDSGATLTLSCIDLPTLTFPLTAGQVTHVVPTWTAPCTVFTVTTSNGWDTNFDNLELSPRP